A section of the Festucalex cinctus isolate MCC-2025b chromosome 9, RoL_Fcin_1.0, whole genome shotgun sequence genome encodes:
- the LOC144026281 gene encoding uncharacterized protein LOC144026281 — MLTPEKSGAQPSTYAQMTFHRTMTTTMGPMQDSLGQSSKEREDRAHSNVRPLVLRQRKLLLIGPKVTLLTVSRTKNVHQPIHPEKMIPKILAGMKWAGSQPSSPLLQNQDQGMLQQSRIPTCQLTSWSSSSRMNFSSTSFIIPTSTQISPCRSRLTKTVAHV, encoded by the exons atgctaacaccggagaaaagtggtgcacaaccgagcacgtatGCACAGATGAcatttcatcggacgatgacgactactatgggtccgatgcaagacagtcttggacagtcttccaaagaacgtgaag atcgtgctcacagcaacgtccgaccgctggttctacgacaaagaaag ctcctcctcatagggcccaaagtgacccttctcacagtgagcagaacaaag aatgtgcatcaaccaatacatccagaAAAAatg atcccaaagattctggctggcatgaAGTGGGCTGgtagccaaccatcttcccctttgctgcaaaaccaggaccaagggatgctgcagcagagccgaattcccacctgccagctgacatcctggagctcttcatcacggatgaacttctccagcacatcgttcatcataccaacctctacgcaaatcagtccatgcagaagcagactgacaaaaactgttgcgcacgtgtaa